The genomic interval TGACTCTACAAGCTGTCAAATGCTGGCTGGATCTTCGCGTGGCATGGCTGTCATCTTTGAGAAGCAATACGAGAAGATGGAGCCCGCGGTCCGCGACGCCGCATGGCCGACGCCTTCCGGGCGCCGACTCCCACCGGCACACGGATTGCGGAAGCTGAACAGCTACTTGAACTGGCGAGACTCATGCACATTTAACCATCTCACCTCGACTAACGTGCTTTCTTGGATTCTTCTTGTGGAAGAGAAGTCAGGTACTAAAAGGGAGGGGGAGCATCGGCGCCTTTCCCGAAATCGCACATGAGCAACCCTCGCCTAACCTCATTCTTCTATGACCACTCGACATCCCACCGTTTTTGGCTCACCGCTGCTTCACACCATCTTCGCCCAACTCCTGCTCATCGATTTTCTCATTATTCTCGTATTTCACGCCCGTCCTGCGTCTCTTGCACCCAGATTATCATGGCGGTATCATCCCAAAGAGACCCAAAAAGCAACCCTCTTATCTCATCACAGAGATAATGGACGGCTGGGATGTGGGCGAGGCTGCCAACCAGAACGTCGAGACCCCCGGCTAGTTGCCGGCGTCGCGCATATCAATAGATAATGCACCGCGATATGGGTATGTGGGATGTGGGATGCGGGAAAATGCCAGCAGAGCAGATCGCTGAGACTAATGGCCCATGGGAAACCTAGACCACAGCATGGGATATCAGATATATCAGTCGCCCCGGGTCGCTAGTCTTGCAGGACGGGCGCGCCATCGCGGGGCAACCTTTTCCTGACTTCACCGTACCATTGCGGATGGGGAACTTTCTCGGCAGCTCGGCACCGCCAACGATGGGTTCGTATCCCGATTGAGAGTTGCGTAAAGCACACACTTAGACGATGGATGGAGTAGGCTGTGCCGTGTTTCCCGACGGATCTTACGGGGACCGGTTGCTGTAAGGGATTAATACTGGTGGTGCGACACGTCCAACGATGACAACGACGGCACTTCTCTCGCTCTCACAGACTACGGCGCGATTCATGAACAGCAAACGATAATCACGATCAGGCGAAGAGGGACTGCTATGGGTATTGCAAATAGGAGTCGACATTAAGGAAGAGGAACGAATTCCTGGAATATGTATCTCGCATCTATCTTCGACGGCCGTTAATGCGCTCAATTCCGATCTCGTCGAACGCGACCGTTTTATCTACCAGGAAAGAGGAACCAAAATATCCGGGACACCATTCAACGAAAAGGAAACGAAGACAAAGCACAAGGAAACCCGAGGTATTACATCCGTCCTGCATATCATCTGCGCGTTTCAAACTGCCGTTTGCTCCAATGTACACCAACCGCAAACAACAGTGTCGCTACATGTATGCGCCAGAAAAGCCCAAGTGAGTAACGAAAATTCCACTGATTGGAGGAAAAAGCAAAAATCGTGAGAAGCATGAGGGATGTGGGAGAGTGATGACTGAAGAATACGCCACCGTCAGCCCAAGACAGCCGCAAACCTTGGCCGAAAGTCTTAGTTGCACCACATCTCAACACGAGTCTTGTCGAGCTGGTCCAGGACGTCAAAGTCAAGTCCTGTTTGTCGGAAAGCGACAATGATCATGTCGAAACGCTGCTCCAGCGACCGCGCGTTCCAGTCCTCGACGTCCAGGCGCGCGATTTGCGGTACAGCCTCCTGCTTGACGAGAGGATCGGCCCAGCAAACATCGACCTTTTCCGTCAGCACGAGGCTTTTTGCGAGTTCGAGACCGGGAGAGTTGGCCAGGTGCGACTGGCCCTTCTTGAAGCCCATGCCCACGACAAGGACGCTAGGTCTCAGCTTCTCGGCGCACAGTGTGTCAACCGCGCGCTGAGCGATAGCCATGGGGCGAGCTCGCATCTTCTCCGTTGCGTGTTGCAGGAGAGGAAACTGACTGTTCGAGAGAAGGTAATACGGGTTGACTGGAATACAGTGACCGCCAACGCCGAGGCTGGGCATAAACGGCATATATCCAAAGGGCTTGGTCGCCGCGGCACCGGACACCTCGTATGGGTCAACGCCGTGGCCCAAACAAGCATCGGCCATCTCGTTTGCGAACGCGATACACATCATACGCTGGCAATTCTCGTACAACTTGGTCATCTCTGCGACTTCGGGCCGAGACACAGGGACGACATTGTCAAACACCTGCGAGTACAGGCGAACAATGGCATTGAGCGAGCCTGGAACCACATCATCCAAGCCGGAAACGATTTTGGGAATGGCGAATGCAGGCGGCTCAACTCGGCCAGGGTCGACTCGTTCGGGTGACATGCCGGCAAAGAGGTGACGCTCCTTCGCCAGAGGCCCGAGCAGCTCTCTCGTCATACCGACTGCGACGGACGATTCGACGACAACCACCGAACCGGGGCGAGCGTATGTGGCGACGTTCTTGAGAGCAGATTTCAGAAAGGAAGCGTCAATGGTCTGGTCTGGGCGCAACAGTGTCGGAACCGAGATGAGGAAGTGCGTGGCAGCTGCCATGTCGCTAGGCTTGCAAGTGAACTTGGCCTTGCTGTCTGGGCCAAATTCCTCGCCAAGACTCTGGACACGCGCCTCAGAGACATCAAAACCGAGAACGTTGAACTTGCGAGCAAAGTTGCCCACAAGGTGTTCTCCAACGTATCCGACACCGATGACGGCCACCAGAGGTTCCGCCTCTAGGTCAATGGAGCTTGCAACCGTGGCAAGCTCCTCATCCGATTCGCACTCCTCCGTGGGAGGTGTGATGGGGTAGTAGCCATCATGAGGGAAGTCCCATACTTGAGGCTTCGTCTCCGGGGAGTCGAAAGGATATCCGTTGTGGCAAGTCGGAGAACGCTCCGGGGTGTCGGGAGTGAGCATCTGGGTATCCATTGCAATGGAACGAGGGTGTGAACGAACGATGAGGGCTTCTACAAAACGAGTGGCGGGGTAGGCCTGTGAAGATGAAGGAGAATATCTTTTCTGATATCTGCCTTTGGGAAAAAGTCAACTACACTGCCAAGTGTCTATAGCTCTTGAAAAGGGCGTAAGAGTGGAAGAGAGGGGCGCACGGAATGGAAGGAAGAAAGCCCTTGTCAGAGGAAAGGAAGCGGGAGTTAAAAAGACTTGCCAACTGAGGCACTGACATGATGGTCAGGCACAAGGAggaaggaagaagaggagacaGCCCACTCAAGTTGACCCTGCCCCTGGCGTCAGCTTTCTCGAGGTTGCCCAGACCAGACCGTTGCGGCCGCCGTCCTCCATGGCAGCACCAGAGCAAAGCAATGATTGAGACATGGCATCGAACTGGGTGTTGCCGGGCCTAATCGGGATCCACGTCTGGTTTGCAGCATACGGCATAAACGCCATGGTAGTGGTGAGGCTCCCTCAAGCCAGCCCGGCGGCACGCGGCTGGAGAACAGCGACGGGGCCGTGGACAGATCAAAGTCGAAAAGCAGAACGACATGTTAGTTTCAGGTCGAGGCTAGCTCCCGAGCAGGCCAGAACTTGGGGTCAAACAGGCGACCATGAGCAATAGTTTGTCCAAAAGCAGTCCATGGCAAAGCGGCCTGAAGGTGGCTGAAGGTTCCACCCCCTCAGAGCGCAACCGCAACCACAACCACAGGCGCGCTTCGGCAAGACGACGCTGCACGGAGAAGATTACAATAGCGCAATATGGCATCAGCACAACGACAATGGCAGAATACTGCTCAGGCCGGGTGTGTCCAGACTCTCGTTACTCACCAGCAAGATCATCCAGCGTGGAATCGCCAAGCTGGCAAGCCCGGATGCATGAGGCAGGCAAAGACACTCATCTCCCCTGTCTGCCCATGGCACTCTCACGGCTCGCCGAGATGTACTCCGACGCTTGATGTCATGCAGAACGCCCCCCGTCAACAGTTGCTGAGGGCCAATTTTTTGTGAGGAGGTTGCTGCGGCCTGCTCGGCTGGCCTGGGAGTAAGTATGCTTTCTTGGAACTTGGACGCGGAATTCGACCATGACAATCTTTGTTGCATGGTCATATTCGAGGTTCGTAAGCGGTGGTCCAGGGTACTGCTGGATCGAGATGAATCGAAAAGGGCCGGAGGTTACGCTGGGGTCACCTTCGCATCTCACGGCCGAAGGGGGTGCTTGCTTGGCCACCGGCCTTGGGCGCGTCGATCACGCATGGCTGGATTCTTTTCACGGAAGAGATTTCTCAACCTCTCTTTTCCGGGAGTGTCCCAAAAAAAGGCCTGGAGGTCATCTTCGACAGAAACCTTGCGAGAATATCGACAGGGGGTCTCCAAGACGAGAAGAAGGGTGTATGGGCAAGCTGGAAAAGAGCCAGGATGAGGCTTGCTTGCAGAGTACGGACTGAAGGCGGCGTACAGAAAGCTCCTTCGGTCTCCGTATTCCGTATGCCCATATCGAGGTCGACGGAAGCCACTGTCTTGGCAGCTTGATATCGAGTCGAGAGTCGATTGAGACGACGTTATGTGTCGAAGCACAACAATAGACAAGTAAGTGTACGGTTGTGGAGGAGATGATTGGTGTGAGGAACGAGACAAGGAACGTTCGGTCAGCTCCCCATGGATATGCATACGCATATGCATATGCATATGGGAGATGCATATGCAAGTGTCATGCAATATGCATTACGGCAGCATGATGGCGAGGGATCCGCCCCCGCCAATGCTTTATTGCATCTCGGGAAAATGCTGGGTGGTATTGCATGAGTGCGAAGTCCACAAGGGGCGGGGTGTCTCTCATCCCCGCTCGACTTTCTTCTTTCTTCATCTTCTCCGTTACTGCATCGCCATCTTATCATTTCCACACGCCCCCTCCATCATCACCACATCACCCACCCACCCTCCTCCATCCCCCCCGTCCGCTCCTCCTTCGTGAGCTACGTACTCCGTTGTACATGGTGGGCTCCCAGCTTTGTGGGGCACGAGCCCTTCAATGGCTTTCCGGTCCGTCCTCCACGATTCCATCCCATCAACCGCCCCGTTCGACACCGATCCAAGCTTCCAAGCCACAAACGGCCCTTGCACTGGGCGGCATACACGTGGTGGAGAAACCCGCCAACGGACAACTGTTTCCCTCAGAGACGCCTCTTTTTGTGCTGTCCGCTCTCTCTGACCCTCGTTcaggaagagaagaagaaaacaTCAACGCCAAGAACCTCCCTTCATCTCGTCATTCTCGGCTCGGGACCGGCGCGGCGCCTTGGGGGGATGCGCTTGTGTAGCACATGTGGCGGACCTACCAGCTGGATTTCATTTTCGGGACCTCTCAAGCCACAGCGGACTTCTGTCAGCCAGCAAACAAGCGGCCTCTGGTATTCCTACTGAACGATGCTATTTGCAGTCCCGCCGCCTGGGGCCAACATATGGCTCGAGCCGACGGGTTGTAGCATGATGCTTTATTCAAACAAGCAAAACCTCTGTCCGAAACGGGGCGCTGAGAAGTTTTGATCGACAGCCAAGTCGCACACCGTCGACCGGGACGGCATCATCAAGCATTCGGCTCGTTTCATACCACGAGGGCAGCTCTTCTCGAAAGGGAGCCAAAAGCGGGAATCTGCCTCTGCACTCCTATGTGGCCGTTGACGACGGCTTCGACTGTAATGCCGTCTCCTCACCACGATCTCGCAACACTTGCCGACCTGTCTCCCGATCACCAGAAGCCCACTGCAGCGTCCACGGACGAAGGTGCACCGCCACTGCGCGCTTCTCATACTAGTTCTCTGTAGTTCAAAAGACTTTTTCAATGTTCTGACCATGGGACTTGCCATCGTGCTCGGTGGGTGCCCTCAACACTAGCATGATTGGTGGGACTTTGTGCCCTCTTCTCAAGCTGACGAACCAAAAGATGGGATGGCAAAATGCGTCTGCGCTGGTGCCATCTGCACTGCAAATGCAAGATGCAATACAATTATAGAAATACAGAGGCACCCCCAACGGATCGGGGATGGATATTGGAGCCGCAGCTCACAGCCCTGCCAGGTCGGCGCCAAGTTCTGCCAACAATGCAAAGAAGACGAGGTGCATCTCAATCTTTGTGTGAGGTTAGGGATGTCATTGGCCCCAGTCATGATCGCACCGCTTCAGTCTGGTGACTTGTACGTCCTTAGGCTTTCGGTTATACGAGGAGGTCTAATCGATGAGGCTGCCGTCTTTACTCAATCTTTCGCACCTTACGACCTTGTCCGACCTGATGACATCAAGAACCCAACAAGCGTAGGCTGACCAATACTCACGGGGACGAGAAACTCTCAACGTAGTGTCTGCCTGATTACTGAAAGAGTTGGTTTGCGGAGAGGAGGATGCTGACGGCACTAAAAGATTGGAGCAAAGCGACATTTTTTTGTTTACTGCCAAGAACCAAAAGTTCTGTGCCCGTTTGTTGGAGTCTAGGAGGCAGGAAATGCCGACCAGAACCTCGCTGACGAGGACGCAGCAACAAGCGTAGTAGTGTGTCGCCGGGTATCGGCGACTGCACCTCTCGGGTTCATTACCAAAACCTCGGAGACAGCCAAGGACCGGCGCGTCCGTAGGAGGACAAGCCTGACCAGCCTGGGGAAACACAAGCCCGTCCATTCGGGTTGTCTGCTGAAAGATTCCGATCTTCGCACCAGCTTTTCGGGGTCGACATACGACGGTGAAGAGAAGCAGACGAAAGACAACGTATCCTTGTTCTCAACTTGGTCTTCGAAGTCATGCGGCGAGACCATTCTCGCGGTCAAGTTTCATTTCGAACATCGATGCCGCAGGACACGGAACCTGGACGAGCGAATTTATTTGAGAAGAGACAAAGACGGGTGTCTAGGTACTTCACCATGATGACTCCCCGCCTCTCATCTCGTCATGCGCATCTTTACACAGAGCAAAGTTTTCCTCGGATAATCCAATGTGGATAATTGACTCGGGGAATACACCCATATCCAGGGATTCTGGACTGTTCGGGGGCATCTCGTCGCCCACGGGCAGCCCCCCGGTTGCATCCCAGCCCTGGTCTTTGATCTTCCTCTAGGTATGCCCCTGTTACTTTCACAAAGCACATCATCAATCTATCATCAGGGCACCTGCAGTGGATCTTCGGTCTGTCTGGCTGGAGGTTGGCATGCTGGCCTGACTGGATACGTTATTGCCCAGCTTCTGCAGCTCCAAGTCTGCAAGGGCTCAATAAGTCTGGTCTCACTCAGCCCATTTCATACTCGATTGGGAGAAAAATTTTCCTTTTCACCGTTAGCCTGCCAACGCACACCTTGTCTACCATTCACCGTCCGGCTGTTGGACGGCTGGCCTCGTACACGAGCAATATCTGCCGATCCCAGCCTTTAGTCGGGCACAACGGGGCCGTGATCGGGTGAAAGCTCATATGGGTTCATCTCTTCGACCCCGCGAGCTTCCCGTACGGCGCACCTAACCCGGCTCTCACGGCTCCGCAACTCGTATGCCACCTGTCGACAGCCTATGCGTCAATGTCTGGCATGTAGTCATGCTGGGGTCGCGTACGAATAGTTGGGTCCGAAGCCATGGATTCAGCCATCTAAAGGATCGTAGGACGCAATGTCATGCTGAATATTGGAGTCTTAGCCCACGATCTGACGAAGCGCCGCCTCGTATCGAGAGGGTTGAAGGTGCCAGCCTACCTTTGCAAGTGCCGTTTCTCCCGTCTGACTCCATCCATCTTTGACCTGAGGAATGCCATTATATGCGCTTGGCCAGCGCCATTGATCCAGCTGCCAAGTCACACGCTCTCAGCCAGCCTACTCTTGCCCTCTCTGTCAATACAACCCGAGGGACTGGACTCAACACGGCGTCCTTGGCAGGTCTGTAGGAGCAATATCCATCTTCGTAGTGTAAAGCCGAAGACCAGTCATTATCGTCGAGGAATCTCTCGTAAATACCGCCCTTCGCCTTCTTTGAATCATTCCGGAACCTATTCTCCATCTTGCCCGCAGCGTCGATCGGTCGGAATCATACCCTCTTTGCCTTGCAGACTGCCTCACATTCTCTAGCTATGCATGCGCTTCTGCCTATTCTCCTTTCAGGGGCGGCCATGGCCGCCACTATAAACGCTCCCCTGAGAAAGCGCGCCGAGTGCGGGCCCGGAATCGGGTCCTGTGATCCGGGCCAGTGTTGCTCAGAAGCCGGCTGGTGTGGAACGACGGCAGATTATTGCGGCGGCTCGCAATGCCAACTTGATTACAGCGACTCTTGCTATACCTTGTAAGTTCACGTCGGTCGAAGTTTCCACTGTGCCGCACAGTTGCTAACCAAGCCTCGAAAGCTTCCCGCCACCTGGTGCTAGCACAGAGAGTATCGCGCGGCCCCTCGTGGGCTCCGTGCCTTATGGTGTGTTCATCTGCCTATGCATCGTGGGACGGACCTAACTTGCATATCCGTCTAGGCTCAATCATCACCACTTGCGCCAACCCAGGAACCTTGGCATTGACCTATGATGATGGCCCTTACATCTACACCTCCAACCTGCTCGACATCCTGGAGGCCCAGAACATCACCGCCACCTTCTTTGTCGCCGGCAACAACATTGGCAAGAACCGGATGGACAACCCCGATACGCCTTGGCCGGCCGTAATGCAAAGAATGTACGCCGCCGGCCACCATATTGCAAGCCATACATGGACCCACCGCAACCTGAACGAGGTCAATAGCACCATCCAGAGAACTGAGATCATCTACAACGAAATGGCATTCCGAAACCTATTCGGCTGGATTCCCACTTACATACGCCCGCCATTCCTTGAATGTGACGCCGGGTCAGGATGTCAGAACCTGCTCAAGACGCTCGGCTACCACATCATCAACGTGAATATCGACACCAAGGACTACATGTATGATTCGCCTGAAGAGATCCAGACCGCCAAGGACCGCTTCTCCAATGGTGTCTCAACAAATGCGGCAGCAAACAAGTACATCGAGCTGTCCCATGATGTGCACTATCAGACCGTGGTCAACTTGACCCAGTTCATGATTGATACTGCCAAGGCGCGTGGTTATCGCCTTGTGACCGTAGGAGAGTGTCTCAATGACCCCAGAGAAAACTGGTACCGGTCAGCGGGTGGCGCCATTAGCTCCGGCGTCGCAGTCGGCacgacgaggacgacgacaACAACCTCGGTGCCCACTTCCGCGGTCTCGACGCCTGTATCATCGCTACAGACCAGAGCTACGTCTAGCACAACATCAACCAGCGTCGCAACTCGCACATCGTCGTCAAGCGTCCCTGCTTCGACCAACGTATCACCGGACCAGACCTGTGGTGGTACCACGGGTTACACGTGCCTCAACTCAGCGTTTGGCAACTGCTGCTCCTACTATGGATTCTGGTAAGCCTCTGGACGCCTTTGACGCCATGAATGATACGGCTGACATGCTCCCCTTAACACAGCGGCTCAAGCCTTACATACTGCGGAACAGGCTGCCAATCAGGCTTTGGATCTTGCTCCCCCCAGTCATCGGCTGTGGCCGAATCTTCCAATGGTCTCTGCGGAAGCCAATGGAATGCCACTTGCAAGAACTACGGCACGAAAACTTGCTGTTCTCAGTATGGTTACTGGTATGCTTTTTTACACTTTTTCTCTTCCTCCCTGTTGACCCTGGCCTTCGGGCCTGGCCCATCCGCAACAATTAGTCGCAATAAGTCGGCATGCTGATGAGAATATTACAGTGGCAACTCTGCGACGCACTGCGGAACAGGCTGCCAGTCGCTTTTCGGAACATGCAATTGATCGGGCTGTGTTGTTTAGTGCAGCATATATTGCCAGCCTGCATCTAAGCTTGAGGCTGGTCGCCATACTCGCACAGCATGGTCGATCCTCGGGGACCTCCCCCTCCAGCCCGGGGGAGTCCCCGTACAGATCATCTTTCTGCAATATATCGCGCAGAAGATGACAACGAACATGAGGGGCAAACTTTGCAAACCTTGATTCACATATTATTGTTTTTTTCGGTCGGTCGGGCTATGGAACCGGTAGAAACGACCGTCACGCAGTCTATCGAGAGACGCCAAGGCTGTCGGCGCGGACGCACTGCTACCTGGCTACCAGCTACCACCTACCTTTACGATCTCTACGGCCGAGAAGCTGGGATACAGCTGGAGAGGGATTGGAATCATTTGCATTGCAGCAGAAGCGTTGGAATACAGTTAGAACGCATTGGCATGTGGACGCAGAGAGGGCTTGGAACATTTGGAGGAGGCAAATAGTTTTAATGATAACACCTAATCGAGCAGGCGAGAGGGCATGTCTCGACCTACATCGTGCGTTTGCGACATCTCAACGGCCAGTGTCGTGCTTGTTTTTTGCAATTTGAATTGTTTCTCCGGACGATGCATGTCTTGGAGCGCGATTACAACGGTTTTCTTTGTGTTCACCTTCCATATACGAGGAGCCTCCGAACGACACACCATTCCATATGTAACATCGAAGAAACGCACGCAATTATCGTGGTCAAGTCAGCTGAAACTATCAGACATTGCGATACTTTACTTGGACACCTGGCAGCAAGAAACGGGGAAACGTGTCCCGAATACCGGAGAAAACACCTTTCGCCAAAGCAACTCCAAAAATTGTTTGCTGCACTACGACGTATGACGAGCTTGGCCGAGCCCTCGGGCGATGGGTTCGGGAATACCATGTGGTGGGACCGGCTCTTCAAGGGTAATGTAAACTAGAGAGCTGAAGCGAGAACCTGATTAGATGTCAGTTAGTTCCACTACCCCCTTAGCTCACCCGCGCGGCACCTGTCTCCGAGCTGCCAAGGGGAGCAATAACTACCAAGACTTTACCCGAGCTTACGTGGGGAGAAGAGATGAAGGCAAAAAAGATGCAGGTAAGCAAATAACTTGAACTTTACCTGTTCTAGGTGCCATTGAGCTTAGCACACTTGTTGACGATGTGATTGCTTGAATGGGACAGGAAGAGACTTGGTGCGGAGCGTGGATTGCGAGGGGAGGGAAGACAGAGTCAGCCTACGGCTTGATTATTTACCCGTCCATCAGAAATATGTTGAATCGAAGCAGTTTGAGCGCATCGACCTACTCGATGGCTGACGAGTGTGTCTTTCAGCCCCCACTAGCCACACTGACAGAGCACGTAGTGAGGCCTAATCATTACTTCAGAGTATGCTTCATCGCCCAGCCTGACGGATCGACAAGTCTAAGCGAGTCCTTCATCTCAGCTCCGCTATATTTCACTGCTTTTGGTGTTCGGGTCGCCTAGAAAACAGCCTGATCTGCGTGAATCTGTCATTCGATGTTTGAATGAAGTGGTTATAGGATGAAGATGCGTGGCCGGAGTTAAACCGGCCTCGAATTTGATGGAGGCGACGAGGAGGGGTGGTCGGGGGCGAAAGACTACGTGGAGGAGAGGGGGAAGACGGTACCGTAGCATTTCGTGGGGGAAATCGATAGCGCCATGCTGCAGCGTGTGTTCACCCAGTGATATCCAAGGTCGGGCAGTACTGAGGCAAACTTTTGATTGCATTCGTAGAAAAGCCAAGGAGAAGGGGGATGGCCGTCAGGTCCCGTATGGGTGATGTATGGGTGCATACACGAAAGCCATGTGTGCCATTTGTGTTGCCCCGTGTCGTTGTAAGGGCTTGGGTTAGTTCTGGTGTGAGGATCAGGTCTATCCTTTGCAATGTCATTCGTGCCCCCATTGACCACCGCCCTGGTTGATGTGTCTAGTGTGTGTCTGTGTGTGCCTGTGTTAAGCCTGTTCTCTTCGTCCTGCCCTGCCGGCCTCTAGCGCTGTTTCTCACCTTATTTTACCTCAGAAACGACTTACCAACTTCCCCATATTTCTCCCGCACATTTCTCCCCTGGTCAGATTTTAGCAATTTCACCCTAGTTCCCCGAGGTGCCAAGAGCGCGTAACCTTGGAAAACAAGGAAGAGGCTACTGCAGGTCCTGGGATCCCGCGCTTCTAGCGCCGCGCTCAACTCTCACCGGGGGGCTTAAGTGGGGCCGCTTCCGCCGCTGATGGACCCACTCAACCCTCCCGGGGCACCGACCACGCAATATCGGGGTAAACGGATATATGCataatggaatattctatcCGCCGGTAATTACTCCGGTTAATGGAGGGGGCGTGTGCATCTTTCCCCGTTCCCGTCCCCTGCGTTCCATTTCCACCTCGGTCAACCTCACCCTCTCACAACCTTCACgaaagacgacgacgaccacACACATCCACACCCACCCCTCCCGCCTCCCCGTCTCCCTTCACAATACCTAGGTCCCTCCCCTCACCCACCACCTGAATAGAATTCCGCATTGTAACGACATGCAAGCCGCTTCCGCATCGCTAGGCGCCCCGCTTTCCATCTCCCACACTCTCACGATCCGCCTCAACCCCATCCGTCCAGTCATATTGGCGAGGGGGCTGATGGATCATGGATGAGCTGGGGCTGGGAATCACGTACCGGCCATTCGCAACCTCAACCACGGACTATAGGCGCACCCATACGATGGTGTGATGTTGCATCAACGCCACGCTTTCTTCTTGTGCCGCTGGCTCGCCGCCAGATTTGCCATACTGCCTGGCCACCACTACACGCACACGCACGTACGCACGCACCACGCAAACCCCATGAGGTTTTTGGTGCCTCTTTTCGTACCGTCAAACCTATGCCCAGCCGGCTGGCAGCAGACTTCTCGAAAGCGAGTGTCCTGATTCTATTACCCAGGGTCTCTAACAAAACAAAGAAGCAAGCGTTTCTCAGCTGCTCATTCCCAAAACAGATACGAAGATGGACAGAAAGGGACAGGAACGAAAAGAAGGGTCCTCTTGGCCGTGTTTGACCCTCGTCTGCTTCGAACTCAATCCtgattttttttcttctcttctctAAGCTGGGCCGGTTGTGCCCGTGCGACTCTCAGACAAACCGTTAATGACCCAGATATTGCAGATGGCAGGCAGGCTTGGGGGTTGAGCCAAGGTTGTCGAGCTGAGTCAAACATCAGCCATTCGTCCCGTCTTTCCAGTCATCCGAAGTTCCTGACAGACGTAGGGAACCACAGGCGCAGCATTGGCTCGATCCTACACACATTAGGCTGCTTTGCTCCTCTGCGTCCAGTGGGTGCATGCCCAGTTCGTCCACTAGGAGTTGTCGGCCAGCGTCCGCGTATGGAGGAAATGAGACTTTAGCTCACACGCTCACGCAAACTCACGATTGTGTGCCTGACTGAACGCGGCAGCCCTGTTCGGCGTCTTTCACTTGGTGCCCAGAATTCAAGCTTACTTGTGTGTGGAGGCATCCATATGCAAGGACAGGCACTGTACAACTTTCCTGCCCACTCGTGCAGCCTGCGAATCCATAAACACGGGCTTGGCACGCCGGGGTTGATCTGACTTGATTCGATTTACAGCTCACTGCTGCAGCAGCCAGCAACCATGAGATGTTGTTGACCCAGCTTTCTCGCCTCTTCAAATCCTTTCTTACAGGTCGTCTCTGCAAAGGGAAAGAGTGCGATAGGTAGAAGGATGTCGTCTAAATGGAGACGATGCTGGCCCTACCCAGGGAGCCGAGCAAAGTCCAGCCCAACCCAGCCAGCGTTCTGCATCTGCGGCTCTTCTCTCATGCTCTCCTCCCCCTCCTTTCGCCTCTCCGTGCTAGTTGTTACTCAGAAGCGAAGATCAGTCGCGAACACTACCGGAAGAGATTCATTCGCCCTGAGCCCGAGCTCAA from Colletotrichum lupini chromosome 2, complete sequence carries:
- a CDS encoding nucleotide sugar dehydrogenase; this encodes MDTQMLTPDTPERSPTCHNGYPFDSPETKPQVWDFPHDGYYPITPPTEECESDEELATVASSIDLEAEPLVAVIGVGYVGEHLVGNFARKFNVLGFDVSEARVQSLGEEFGPDSKAKFTCKPSDMAAATHFLISVPTLLRPDQTIDASFLKSALKNVATYARPGSVVVVESSVAVGMTRELLGPLAKERHLFAGMSPERVDPGRVEPPAFAIPKIVSGLDDVVPGSLNAIVRLYSQVFDNVVPVSRPEVAEMTKLYENCQRMMCIAFANEMADACLGHGVDPYEVSGAAATKPFGYMPFMPSLGVGGHCIPVNPYYLLSNSQFPLLQHATEKMRARPMAIAQRAVDTLCAEKLRPSVLVVGMGFKKGQSHLANSPGLELAKSLVLTEKVDVCWADPLVKQEAVPQIARLDVEDWNARSLEQRFDMIIVAFRQTGLDFDVLDQLDKTRVEMWCN
- a CDS encoding polysaccharide deacetylase, with amino-acid sequence MHALLPILLSGAAMAATINAPLRKRAECGPGIGSCDPGQCCSEAGWCGTTADYCGGSQCQLDYSDSCYTFFPPPGASTESIARPLVGSVPYGSIITTCANPGTLALTYDDGPYIYTSNLLDILEAQNITATFFVAGNNIGKNRMDNPDTPWPAVMQRMYAAGHHIASHTWTHRNLNEVNSTIQRTEIIYNEMAFRNLFGWIPTYIRPPFLECDAGSGCQNLLKTLGYHIINVNIDTKDYMYDSPEEIQTAKDRFSNGVSTNAAANKYIELSHDVHYQTVVNLTQFMIDTAKARGYRLVTVGECLNDPRENWYRSAGGAISSGVAVGTTRTTTTTSVPTSAVSTPVSSLQTRATSSTTSTSVATRTSSSSVPASTNVSPDQTCGGTTGYTCLNSAFGNCCSYYGFCGSSLTYCGTGCQSGFGSCSPQSSAVAESSNGLCGSQWNATCKNYGTKTCCSQYGYCLSRDAKAVGADALLPGYQLPPTFTISTAEKLGYSWRGIGIICIAAEALEYS